From one Streptomyces sp. ICC1 genomic stretch:
- the rpoB gene encoding DNA-directed RNA polymerase subunit beta, producing MAASRNASTNTNNGASTAPLRISFAKIKEPLEVPNLLALQTESFDWLLGNAAWKSRVESALESGQDVPTKSGLEEIFEEISPIEDFSGSMSLTFRDHRFEPAKNSVDECKDRDFTFAAPLFVTAEFTNNETGEIKSQTVFMGDFPLMTNKGTFVINGTERVVVSQLVRSPGVYFDSSIDKTSDKDIFAAKIIPSRGAWLEMEIDKRDMVGVRIDRKRKQSVTVLLKALGWTTEQILEEFGQYESMRATLEKDHTQGQDDALLDIYRKLRPGEPPTREAAQTLLENLYFNPKRYDLAKVGRYKVNKKLGADEPLNAGVLTTDDVIATIKYLVKLHAGETETVGESGRSIVVETDDIDHFGNRRLRNVGELIQNQVRTGLARMERVVRERMTTQDVEAITPQTLINIRPVVASIKEFFGTSQLSQFMDQNNPLSGLTHKRRLSALGPGGLSRERAGFEVRDVHPSHYGRMCPIETPEGPNIGLIGSLASYGRVNAFGFVETPYRKVIDGVVTDDVDYLTADEEDRFVIAQANAGLSDDMRFTENRVLVRRRGGEIDYIAGDDVDYMDVSPRQMVSVATAMIPFLEHDDANRALMGANMMRQAVPLIKAEAPLVGTGMEYRCAVDAGDSIRAEKDGVVQEVSADYITVANDDGTYTTYRVAKFSRSNQGTSVNQKVIVNEGDRIVESQVLADGPATEEGEMALGKNLLVAFMPWEGHNYEDAIILSQRLVQDDVLSSIHIEEHEVDARDTKLGPEEITRDIPNVSEEVLADLDERGIIRIGADVVAGDILVGKVTPKGETELTPEERLLRAIFGEKAREVRDTSLKVPHGEIGKVIGVRVFDREEGDELPPGVNQLVRVYVAQKRKITDGDKLAGRHGNKGVISKILPIEDMPFLEDGTPVDIILNPLGVPSRMNPGQVLEIHLGWLASRGWDVSGLGEEWAERLKVIGADRVEPGTNVATPVFDGAREDEISGLFEHTIPNRDGDRLVLPTGKAHLFDGRSGEPFPEPVSIGYMYILKLHHLVDDKLHARSTGPYSMITQQPLGGKAQFGGQRFGEMEVWALEAYGAAYALQELLTIKSDDVTGRVKVYEAIVKGENIPEPGIPESFKVLIKEMQSLCLNVEVLSSDGMSIEMRDTDEDVFRAAEELGIDLSRREPSSVEEV from the coding sequence TTGGCCGCCTCGCGCAACGCCTCGACCAATACGAACAACGGTGCCAGCACCGCCCCGCTGCGCATCTCCTTTGCAAAGATCAAGGAGCCTCTCGAGGTTCCGAACCTCCTGGCGCTGCAGACCGAGAGCTTTGACTGGCTGCTCGGCAACGCCGCCTGGAAGTCTCGCGTCGAGTCGGCGCTTGAGAGCGGACAGGATGTTCCCACCAAGTCCGGTCTGGAAGAGATCTTCGAGGAGATCTCGCCGATCGAGGACTTCTCCGGGTCGATGTCGCTGACGTTCCGCGACCACCGTTTCGAGCCGGCGAAGAACTCGGTCGACGAGTGCAAGGACCGCGACTTCACGTTCGCGGCGCCGCTTTTCGTCACCGCCGAGTTCACGAACAACGAGACCGGAGAGATCAAGTCTCAGACGGTCTTCATGGGCGATTTCCCGCTCATGACCAACAAGGGCACCTTCGTCATCAACGGCACCGAGCGTGTCGTCGTGTCGCAGCTGGTCCGTTCCCCTGGTGTCTACTTCGACTCCTCCATCGACAAGACGTCCGACAAGGACATCTTCGCCGCCAAGATCATCCCGTCCCGGGGTGCCTGGCTCGAGATGGAAATCGACAAGCGCGACATGGTCGGTGTCCGCATCGACCGCAAGCGCAAGCAGTCCGTCACCGTCCTCCTGAAGGCTCTCGGCTGGACCACCGAGCAGATCCTCGAGGAGTTCGGCCAGTACGAGTCCATGCGCGCCACCCTGGAGAAGGACCACACCCAGGGCCAGGACGACGCGCTGCTCGACATCTACCGCAAGCTGCGTCCGGGCGAACCGCCGACCCGCGAGGCCGCTCAGACGCTGCTCGAGAACCTCTACTTCAACCCGAAGCGCTACGACCTCGCGAAGGTCGGCCGCTACAAGGTGAACAAGAAGCTCGGCGCGGACGAGCCGCTGAACGCCGGCGTGCTCACCACCGACGACGTCATCGCGACCATCAAGTACCTGGTCAAGCTGCACGCCGGTGAGACCGAGACCGTCGGTGAGTCGGGTCGTTCGATCGTCGTCGAGACCGACGACATCGACCACTTCGGCAACCGTCGTCTGCGCAACGTCGGCGAGCTCATCCAGAACCAGGTCCGCACGGGTCTGGCTCGTATGGAGCGCGTCGTCCGCGAGCGGATGACGACCCAGGACGTCGAGGCGATCACGCCGCAGACCCTGATCAACATCCGGCCGGTCGTCGCCTCCATCAAGGAGTTCTTCGGCACCAGCCAGCTGTCGCAGTTCATGGACCAGAACAACCCGCTGTCGGGTCTCACCCACAAGCGACGCCTGTCGGCGCTCGGCCCGGGTGGTCTGTCCCGTGAGCGGGCCGGCTTCGAGGTCCGAGACGTCCACCCGTCGCACTACGGCCGCATGTGCCCGATCGAGACCCCTGAAGGCCCGAACATCGGTCTGATCGGCTCGCTCGCGTCCTACGGCCGCGTCAACGCGTTCGGTTTCGTCGAGACCCCGTACCGCAAGGTCATCGACGGCGTCGTCACCGACGACGTCGACTACCTGACGGCCGACGAGGAAGACCGCTTCGTCATCGCCCAGGCCAACGCCGGCCTGTCCGACGACATGCGCTTCACCGAGAACCGCGTGCTGGTTCGCCGTCGTGGTGGCGAGATCGACTACATCGCCGGCGACGACGTCGACTACATGGACGTCTCCCCGCGCCAGATGGTGTCCGTCGCGACCGCGATGATCCCCTTCCTGGAGCACGACGACGCCAACCGTGCCCTCATGGGCGCGAACATGATGCGCCAGGCCGTTCCGCTCATCAAGGCGGAGGCGCCGCTCGTCGGCACCGGCATGGAGTACCGCTGTGCGGTCGACGCCGGTGACTCGATCCGTGCGGAGAAGGACGGTGTCGTCCAGGAGGTCTCGGCCGACTACATCACCGTCGCCAACGACGACGGCACGTACACCACGTACCGCGTCGCCAAGTTCTCCCGCTCGAACCAGGGCACCTCGGTCAACCAGAAGGTCATCGTCAACGAGGGTGACCGGATCGTCGAGTCCCAGGTCCTCGCCGACGGACCGGCGACCGAAGAGGGCGAAATGGCCCTCGGCAAGAACCTGCTCGTCGCGTTCATGCCCTGGGAAGGCCACAACTACGAGGACGCGATCATCCTGTCGCAGCGCCTCGTACAGGACGACGTCCTGTCCTCGATTCACATCGAGGAGCACGAGGTCGATGCCCGTGACACCAAGCTCGGTCCCGAGGAGATCACCCGGGACATCCCGAACGTCTCCGAGGAGGTCCTCGCGGACCTCGACGAGCGCGGCATCATCCGCATCGGTGCGGACGTGGTCGCCGGCGACATCCTGGTCGGAAAGGTCACGCCCAAGGGCGAGACCGAGCTGACCCCGGAGGAGCGCCTGCTCCGCGCCATCTTCGGTGAGAAGGCCCGCGAGGTGCGTGACACCTCGCTCAAGGTCCCTCACGGTGAGATCGGCAAGGTCATCGGTGTCCGCGTCTTCGACCGCGAGGAGGGCGACGAGCTTCCCCCGGGCGTGAACCAGCTGGTCCGCGTCTACGTCGCCCAGAAGCGCAAGATCACCGACGGTGACAAGCTCGCCGGCCGCCACGGCAACAAGGGTGTCATCTCCAAGATCCTTCCGATCGAGGACATGCCCTTCCTTGAGGACGGCACGCCGGTCGACATCATCCTCAACCCGCTGGGTGTCCCGTCCCGAATGAACCCGGGACAGGTCCTGGAGATCCACCTCGGCTGGCTCGCCAGCCGCGGCTGGGACGTCTCCGGTCTCGGCGAGGAGTGGGCCGAGCGACTGAAGGTCATCGGCGCCGACCGCGTCGAGCCCGGCACCAACGTCGCCACCCCGGTGTTCGACGGTGCTCGTGAGGACGAGATCTCGGGCCTCTTCGAGCACACCATCCCGAACCGCGACGGAGACCGCCTGGTCCTCCCGACCGGCAAGGCGCACCTGTTCGACGGCCGCTCCGGCGAGCCGTTCCCGGAGCCGGTCTCGATCGGCTACATGTACATCCTCAAGCTCCACCACCTGGTCGATGACAAGCTCCACGCGCGGTCGACCGGTCCGTACTCGATGATCACGCAGCAGCCGCTGGGTGGTAAGGCGCAGTTCGGTGGCCAGCGCTTCGGTGAGATGGAGGTGTGGGCGCTCGAGGCTTATGGCGCCGCTTACGCCCTCCAGGAGCTGCTGACCATCAAGTCCGATGACGTCACCGGCCGCGTGAAGGTCTACGAGGCCATCGTCAAGGGCGAGAACATCCCCGAGCCGGGCATTCCCGAGTCCTTCAAGGTGCTCATCAAGGAAATGCAGTCGCTCTGCCTCAACGTGGAGGTGCTGTCCTCGGACGGCATGTCCATCGAGATGCGCGACACCGACGAGGACGTCTTCCGCGCGGCGGAGGAGCTCGGTATCGACCTGTCCCGGCGTGAGCCGAGCAGCGTCGAAGAGGTCTGA
- the rplL gene encoding 50S ribosomal protein L7/L12 has product MAKLTQDELLAQFEELTLIELSEFVKAFEEKFDVTAAAAVAVAGPGAPVAAEAVEEQDEFDVILTGAGDKKIQVIKVVRELTSLGLKEAKDLVDGAPKPVLEKVAKEAAEKAAESLKAAGAAVEVK; this is encoded by the coding sequence ATGGCGAAGCTCACCCAGGACGAACTCCTCGCCCAGTTCGAGGAGCTCACCCTCATCGAGCTCTCCGAGTTCGTGAAGGCGTTCGAGGAGAAGTTCGACGTCACCGCCGCCGCGGCCGTCGCCGTTGCCGGTCCGGGCGCCCCGGTCGCCGCTGAGGCCGTCGAGGAGCAGGACGAGTTCGACGTCATCCTCACCGGTGCCGGCGACAAGAAGATCCAGGTCATCAAGGTCGTGCGCGAGCTCACCTCCCTGGGCCTCAAGGAGGCCAAGGACCTCGTTGACGGCGCCCCGAAGCCCGTCCTCGAGAAGGTCGCCAAGGAGGCCGCTGAGAAGGCCGCCGAGTCCCTCAAGGCTGCCGGCGCGGCTGTCGAGGTCAAGTAA
- the rplJ gene encoding 50S ribosomal protein L10 yields MPTPNKAAAVAELKDAFQSSNAAVLTEYRGLTVAQLKTLRRSLGENAQYAVVKNTLTKIAANQAGITALDEHFAGPTAVAFITGDPVESAKSLRDFAKENPNLIIKAGVLDGKALTADEIKKLADLESREVLLSKLAGAFKGKQSQAASLFQALPSKFVRTAEALRVKLAEQGGAE; encoded by the coding sequence ATGCCGACGCCCAACAAGGCTGCCGCGGTAGCCGAGCTCAAGGACGCGTTCCAGAGCTCGAACGCCGCCGTGCTGACCGAGTACCGGGGTCTCACCGTCGCGCAGCTCAAGACGCTGCGTCGTTCTCTCGGTGAGAACGCCCAGTACGCCGTGGTGAAGAACACGCTGACCAAGATTGCGGCCAACCAGGCCGGGATCACCGCGCTGGACGAGCACTTCGCTGGTCCGACCGCGGTCGCCTTCATCACCGGTGACCCGGTGGAGTCGGCGAAGAGCCTGCGTGACTTCGCCAAGGAAAACCCGAACCTCATCATCAAGGCGGGTGTCCTTGATGGTAAGGCGCTCACCGCCGATGAGATCAAGAAGCTTGCGGACCTCGAGTCCCGCGAGGTTCTGCTCAGCAAGCTGGCCGGCGCGTTCAAGGGCAAGCAGTCTCAGGCTGCCTCGCTCTTCCAGGCGCTGCCGTCGAAGTTCGTCCGCACTGCGGAAGCGCTTCGCGTCAAGCTCGCCGAGCAGGGCGGTGCCGAGTAA
- the rplA gene encoding 50S ribosomal protein L1 translates to MKRSKTLRAADAKIDREKLYAPLEAVRVAKETSATKFDSTVEVAFRLGVDPRKADQMVRGTVNLPHGTGKTARVLVFATGDRAAAAEAAGADIVGDDELINEIAKGNRLNEFDAVVATPDLMGKVGRLGRVLGPRGLMPNPKTGTVTMDVAKAVTEIKGGKIEFRVDKHSNLHFIIGKVSFTDEQLVENYGAALDEILRLKPSAAKGRYIKKAALSTTMGPGILLDQNRTRNLLVEEDPAAV, encoded by the coding sequence GTGAAGCGCAGCAAGACTCTCCGCGCTGCGGACGCCAAGATCGACCGGGAGAAGCTGTACGCCCCGCTCGAGGCCGTCCGTGTCGCCAAGGAGACCTCCGCGACCAAGTTCGACAGCACCGTCGAGGTCGCCTTCCGCCTGGGTGTAGACCCGCGCAAGGCCGACCAGATGGTCCGTGGCACCGTGAACCTCCCGCACGGCACCGGCAAGACCGCCCGGGTCCTGGTCTTCGCGACCGGTGACCGTGCTGCGGCCGCGGAAGCCGCCGGCGCCGACATCGTCGGCGACGACGAGCTCATCAACGAGATCGCCAAGGGCAACCGCCTCAACGAGTTCGACGCCGTTGTCGCCACCCCGGACCTCATGGGCAAGGTCGGCCGCCTCGGCCGCGTGCTCGGTCCCCGTGGCCTGATGCCGAACCCGAAGACCGGCACCGTCACCATGGACGTCGCGAAGGCTGTCACCGAGATCAAGGGTGGCAAGATCGAGTTCCGTGTCGACAAGCACTCGAACCTGCACTTCATCATCGGCAAGGTCTCCTTCACCGATGAGCAGCTGGTCGAGAACTACGGCGCGGCCCTCGACGAGATCCTTCGTCTGAAGCCGTCCGCCGCGAAGGGCCGCTACATCAAGAAGGCCGCCCTCAGCACCACCATGGGCCCCGGCATCCTGCTGGACCAGAACCGCACCCGGAACCTCCTCGTCGAGGAAGACCCGGCCGCGGTCTGA
- the rplK gene encoding 50S ribosomal protein L11, with protein sequence MPPKKKKITGLIKLQIKAGAANPAPPVGPALGQHGVNIMEFCKAYNAATESQRGMVVPVEITVYDDRSFTFITKTPPAARLILKSAGVEKGSGEPHKTKVAKLTRDQVREIATLKMPDLNANDIDAAEKIIAGTARSMGITVEG encoded by the coding sequence ATGCCTCCCAAGAAGAAGAAGATCACGGGGCTCATCAAGCTCCAGATCAAGGCCGGTGCGGCCAACCCGGCTCCGCCGGTCGGCCCCGCGCTCGGTCAGCACGGCGTCAACATCATGGAGTTCTGCAAGGCCTACAACGCCGCGACCGAGTCGCAGCGTGGCATGGTCGTGCCGGTGGAGATCACGGTCTACGACGACCGCTCCTTCACCTTCATCACCAAGACTCCGCCGGCCGCGCGCCTCATCCTGAAGAGCGCGGGCGTGGAGAAGGGCTCCGGCGAGCCGCACAAGACCAAGGTCGCGAAGCTTACGCGTGACCAGGTCCGCGAGATCGCCACGCTCAAGATGCCTGACCTGAACGCCAACGACATCGACGCGGCCGAGAAGATCATCGCCGGCACCGCGCGTTCGATGGGCATCACGGTCGAAGGCTGA
- the nusG gene encoding transcription termination/antitermination protein NusG, which translates to MSDPNLNASPDSVESVEDALDIVEAADAVDPDEAELADAEAGVAAEEAALHVEGEVDAEAEDDAEAEEADDESDETEDEAEEASDEDETGEAEDDAALAEDDAEAGEADAEPAEPVDPVQALRDELRSLPGEWYVIHTYAGYEKRVKANLEQRAVSLNVEDFIYSAEVPEEEIVQIKNGERKNVRQNKLPGYVLVRMDLTNESWGVVRNTPGVTGFVGNAYDPYPLTLDEIVKMLAPEAQEKAAKLAAEEAGLPAPSVKRTIEVLDFEVGDSVTVTDGPFATLQATINEINPDSKKVKGLVEIFGRETPVELSFDQIQKN; encoded by the coding sequence GTGTCTGACCCGAACCTGAACGCGAGCCCCGACTCCGTCGAGTCCGTCGAGGACGCGCTCGACATCGTCGAGGCTGCAGACGCCGTGGACCCCGATGAGGCCGAGCTCGCCGACGCCGAGGCGGGTGTCGCCGCCGAAGAGGCCGCGCTGCACGTCGAGGGCGAGGTCGACGCCGAGGCTGAGGACGACGCCGAGGCCGAAGAGGCCGACGACGAGTCCGATGAGACCGAGGACGAGGCCGAAGAGGCTTCCGACGAGGACGAGACCGGCGAGGCCGAGGACGACGCCGCGCTGGCCGAGGACGACGCGGAGGCCGGAGAGGCCGACGCGGAGCCCGCCGAGCCGGTCGACCCCGTCCAGGCCCTGCGCGACGAGCTCCGCAGCTTGCCCGGCGAGTGGTACGTCATCCACACCTACGCCGGCTACGAGAAGCGCGTCAAGGCGAACCTCGAGCAGCGCGCCGTCTCGCTCAACGTCGAGGACTTCATCTACTCGGCCGAGGTGCCCGAGGAAGAGATCGTCCAGATCAAGAACGGCGAGCGCAAGAACGTCCGGCAGAACAAGCTGCCCGGCTACGTTCTCGTCCGCATGGACCTGACGAACGAGTCCTGGGGCGTCGTCCGCAACACGCCTGGTGTCACCGGCTTCGTGGGCAACGCGTACGACCCGTACCCGCTGACCCTCGACGAGATCGTCAAGATGCTCGCTCCCGAGGCTCAGGAGAAGGCCGCCAAGCTGGCCGCGGAAGAGGCCGGCCTGCCCGCGCCCTCCGTCAAGCGCACCATCGAGGTCCTGGACTTCGAGGTCGGCGACTCGGTCACCGTCACCGACGGCCCGTTCGCGACGCTGCAGGCGACCATCAACGAGATCAACCCGGACTCGAAGAAGGTCAAGGGTCTCGTCGAGATCTTCGGCCGCGAGACCCCGGTCGAGCTGAGCTTCGACCAGATCCAGAAGAACTGA
- the secE gene encoding preprotein translocase subunit SecE, with protein MTDALGSIDMPDAEDDTREKKARKGGKRGKKGLLGRLALFYRQIVAELRKVVWPTRNQLTTYTSVVIVFVVIMIGLVTVIDYGFQEAIKFVFG; from the coding sequence GTGACGGACGCCCTGGGCTCCATCGACATGCCTGACGCCGAGGATGACACTCGCGAGAAGAAGGCCCGCAAGGGCGGCAAGCGCGGCAAGAAGGGCCTTCTGGGTCGTCTCGCGCTTTTCTACCGCCAGATCGTCGCGGAGCTCCGCAAGGTTGTCTGGCCCACTCGGAACCAGCTCACGACGTACACCTCCGTGGTGATTGTCTTCGTCGTCATCATGATCGGTCTGGTGACCGTGATTGACTACGGGTTCCAGGAAGCCATCAAGTTCGTCTTCGGCTGA
- a CDS encoding pyridoxal phosphate-dependent aminotransferase has protein sequence MTSETPSAERRVSARIGAISESATLAVDAKAKALKAAGRPVIGFGAGEPDFPTPDYIVEAAVEACRNPKYHRYTPAGGLPELKAAIAAKTLRDSGYEVDASQVLVTNGGKQAIYEAFAAILDPGDEVIVPAPYWTTYPESIRLAGGVPVEVVADETTGYRVSVEQLEAARTERTKVVLFVSPSNPTGAVYSEADAEAIGRWAVEHGLWVLTDEIYEHLVYGDAKFVSLPAIVPELADKCIVVNGVAKTYAMTGWRVGWIVGPKDVVKAATNLQSHATSNVSNVAQVAALAAVSGNLEAVHEMRTAFDRRRQTIVRMLNEIEGVYCPTPEGAFYVYPAVKDVLGKEIRGKRPQTSVELAALILDEAEVAVVPGEAFGTPGYLRLSYALGDEDLVEGVSRIQKLLAEAKA, from the coding sequence ATGACCTCTGAAACGCCTTCCGCCGAGCGCCGCGTGTCCGCCCGTATCGGTGCCATCTCCGAGTCCGCCACCCTCGCCGTCGACGCCAAGGCCAAGGCCCTCAAGGCCGCCGGGCGTCCGGTGATCGGTTTCGGGGCCGGCGAGCCCGACTTCCCCACCCCGGACTACATCGTCGAAGCCGCGGTCGAGGCCTGCCGCAACCCGAAGTACCACCGCTACACGCCGGCCGGCGGCCTGCCCGAGCTGAAGGCCGCCATCGCCGCGAAGACGCTGCGCGACTCCGGCTACGAGGTCGACGCGTCCCAGGTACTGGTGACCAACGGCGGCAAGCAGGCGATCTACGAGGCGTTCGCGGCGATCCTGGACCCGGGTGACGAGGTCATCGTCCCGGCCCCTTACTGGACCACCTACCCCGAGTCGATCCGTCTCGCCGGCGGTGTCCCGGTCGAGGTCGTCGCCGACGAGACCACCGGTTACCGCGTCTCCGTCGAGCAGCTCGAGGCGGCCCGCACCGAGCGCACGAAGGTCGTCCTCTTCGTCTCCCCGTCGAACCCGACCGGCGCCGTCTACTCGGAGGCCGACGCCGAGGCGATCGGCCGCTGGGCCGTCGAGCACGGCCTGTGGGTCCTGACCGACGAGATCTACGAGCACCTGGTCTACGGCGACGCGAAGTTCGTCTCGCTCCCGGCGATCGTCCCCGAGCTGGCCGACAAGTGCATCGTCGTCAACGGCGTCGCCAAGACGTACGCGATGACCGGCTGGCGCGTGGGCTGGATCGTGGGCCCGAAGGACGTCGTCAAGGCCGCGACCAACCTGCAGTCGCACGCCACCTCCAACGTCTCCAACGTGGCCCAGGTCGCGGCGCTGGCCGCCGTCTCCGGCAACCTGGAGGCCGTCCACGAGATGCGCACCGCCTTCGACCGCCGCCGCCAGACGATCGTGCGGATGCTGAACGAGATCGAGGGCGTGTACTGCCCGACCCCCGAGGGCGCCTTCTACGTCTACCCCGCGGTCAAGGACGTGCTCGGCAAGGAGATCCGCGGCAAGCGCCCGCAGACGTCCGTCGAGCTCGCCGCGCTGATCCTCGACGAGGCCGAGGTCGCGGTCGTCCCGGGCGAGGCCTTCGGCACCCCCGGCTACCTGCGCCTCTCCTACGCCCTGGGCGACGAGGACCTGGTCGAGGGCGTCTCCCGCATCCAGAAGCTCCTGGCCGAGGCGAAGGCCTAG
- a CDS encoding adenosine deaminase: MEHVRDLTLLPKAHLHLHFTGSMRPSTLLELADKYGVRLPDALTGGEPPKLRATDERGWFRFQRLYDAARSCLREPDDIRRLVLEAAEEDVRDGSGWLEIQVDPTSYAPLLGGMIPAVEIILDAVDTASRETGLGMRVVIAANRMKHPLDARTLARLAVRYADRGVVGFGLSNDERRGMARDFDRAFAIAREGGLLAAPHGGELTGPSSVRDCLDDLHAARIGHGVRAAEDPRLLQRLADRQITCEVCPASNVALGVYERPEDVPLRTLFDAGVPMALGADDPLLFGSRLAAQYEIAREHHAFTDAELAELARQSVRGSAAPGDVQDKLLAGIDHWLTS; this comes from the coding sequence ATGGAGCACGTACGCGATCTCACGCTTCTGCCGAAAGCCCACCTCCACCTGCACTTCACCGGCTCGATGCGACCGTCGACCCTGCTGGAGCTCGCCGACAAGTACGGCGTCCGGCTGCCGGACGCCCTGACCGGCGGCGAGCCACCGAAGCTCCGGGCCACCGACGAGCGCGGCTGGTTCCGCTTCCAGCGGCTCTACGACGCCGCCCGCTCCTGCCTGCGCGAGCCCGACGACATCCGCCGCCTGGTCCTCGAGGCCGCGGAGGAGGACGTGCGGGACGGCAGCGGCTGGCTGGAGATCCAGGTGGATCCCACCTCCTACGCCCCCCTCCTCGGCGGGATGATCCCGGCCGTCGAGATCATCCTCGACGCCGTCGACACCGCCTCCCGCGAGACCGGCCTCGGCATGCGCGTCGTCATCGCCGCCAACCGCATGAAGCACCCCCTCGACGCCCGCACCCTGGCCCGCCTCGCCGTCCGCTACGCCGACCGCGGCGTCGTCGGCTTCGGGCTCTCCAACGACGAGCGCCGCGGCATGGCCCGGGACTTCGACCGGGCCTTCGCCATCGCCCGCGAAGGCGGCCTGCTGGCCGCCCCGCACGGCGGCGAGCTCACCGGCCCCTCCTCCGTCCGCGACTGCCTCGACGATCTGCACGCCGCCCGCATCGGGCACGGCGTACGGGCCGCCGAGGACCCCCGCCTGCTCCAGCGCCTCGCCGACCGGCAGATCACCTGCGAGGTCTGCCCGGCGTCCAATGTCGCCCTGGGGGTCTACGAGCGCCCCGAGGACGTCCCGCTGCGCACCCTCTTCGACGCCGGGGTCCCGATGGCCCTGGGCGCGGACGACCCGCTGCTGTTCGGGTCCCGGCTCGCGGCCCAGTACGAGATCGCCCGCGAGCACCACGCCTTCACGGACGCGGAGCTCGCCGAGCTGGCCCGCCAGTCGGTGCGCGGCTCGGCCGCGCCCGGTGACGTACAGGACAAGCTGCTGGCCGGGATCGACCACTGGCTGACCTCGTAG
- a CDS encoding UDP-N-acetylmuramate dehydrogenase, giving the protein MQELHDAPLAPLTTFRLGGPAARLVTATTDAEVVAAVRAADGSGTPLLVIGGGSNLVIGDRGFDGTALRIATTGFTLDGTNLELAAGENWSDAVARVVEAGLAGIECLAGIPGSAGATPIQNVGAYGQEVCDTITEVVAYDRTRGETVTLSAAACAFSYRDSLFKHQPERYVVLRVRFALEDAGGLSAPVKYPETARALGVGAGDRVPAAKARETVLRLRAGKGMVLDPADHDTWSAGSFFHNPILSDEAYAAFLARAQDRLGPDTAPPAYPAGEGRTKTSAAWLIDKAGFAKGYGDGPARISTKHTLALTNRGAATTEDLLVLAREVVAGVHAAFGVTLVNEPVTVGVSI; this is encoded by the coding sequence GTGCAGGAACTCCACGACGCCCCCCTCGCCCCGCTGACCACCTTCCGGCTCGGCGGCCCCGCCGCCCGCCTGGTCACCGCGACCACCGACGCCGAGGTGGTCGCCGCCGTGCGCGCCGCCGACGGGAGCGGCACCCCGCTCCTGGTCATCGGCGGCGGCAGCAACCTGGTCATCGGCGACCGGGGCTTCGACGGCACCGCGCTGCGCATCGCGACCACCGGCTTCACGCTCGACGGGACGAACCTGGAGCTCGCGGCCGGCGAGAACTGGAGCGACGCCGTCGCCCGGGTCGTCGAAGCGGGGCTCGCCGGCATCGAATGCCTCGCCGGGATCCCGGGGTCGGCCGGTGCCACGCCCATCCAGAACGTCGGGGCGTACGGCCAGGAGGTCTGCGACACGATCACCGAGGTCGTCGCCTACGACCGCACGCGCGGCGAGACCGTCACGCTGTCGGCCGCCGCATGCGCGTTCTCGTACCGCGACAGCCTCTTCAAGCACCAGCCCGAGCGGTACGTCGTCCTGCGCGTCCGGTTCGCCCTGGAGGACGCGGGCGGCCTGTCCGCGCCGGTCAAGTACCCCGAGACCGCCCGCGCCCTCGGCGTCGGGGCCGGCGACCGGGTCCCGGCGGCGAAGGCCCGCGAGACCGTCCTGCGGCTGCGCGCCGGCAAGGGCATGGTCCTCGACCCCGCCGACCACGACACCTGGTCGGCCGGCTCGTTCTTCCACAACCCGATCCTGAGCGACGAGGCGTACGCAGCCTTCCTCGCCCGCGCCCAGGACCGCCTCGGCCCCGACACCGCCCCGCCCGCCTACCCGGCCGGCGAGGGCCGTACGAAGACCAGCGCGGCCTGGCTGATCGACAAGGCCGGCTTCGCCAAGGGGTACGGCGACGGCCCCGCCCGCATCTCCACCAAGCACACCCTCGCCCTCACCAACCGCGGCGCGGCCACCACCGAAGACCTCCTCGTCCTCGCCCGCGAGGTCGTCGCCGGGGTCCACGCGGCCTTCGGCGTCACCCTCGTCAACGAGCCGGTGACGGTCGGCGTCAGCATCTGA
- a CDS encoding DUF3291 domain-containing protein translates to MTVLSPTPTPAAPGSEVYVMASRFETASLAGALKFFLKAPGIILQIRKAPGAHGAALRARVLSRTFLTLSAWEDRDALYRFAGSEPHRSGSRKAAAYMKESAFTFWTVPAGELPISWAEAERRLAEQKQK, encoded by the coding sequence GTGACCGTGCTCTCCCCGACGCCCACCCCCGCCGCCCCCGGCTCCGAGGTCTACGTCATGGCCTCCCGCTTCGAGACCGCGAGCCTGGCCGGCGCCCTGAAGTTCTTCCTGAAGGCGCCCGGCATCATCCTCCAGATCCGCAAGGCCCCCGGCGCGCACGGGGCCGCCCTGCGGGCCCGGGTCCTCAGCCGGACCTTCCTGACGCTCTCCGCCTGGGAGGACCGAGACGCGCTCTACCGCTTCGCCGGCAGCGAGCCGCACCGCTCCGGCTCGCGGAAGGCCGCCGCGTACATGAAGGAGTCGGCGTTCACCTTCTGGACCGTTCCGGCGGGCGAGCTCCCCATCAGCTGGGCGGAGGCGGAGCGCCGCCTCGCCGAGCAGAAGCAGAAGTAG